The Sebastes fasciatus isolate fSebFas1 chromosome 13, fSebFas1.pri, whole genome shotgun sequence genome includes a region encoding these proteins:
- the LOC141780333 gene encoding uncharacterized protein LOC141780333, whose translation MSCAAFGCTRRHVKGSTVNFFRFPLADNERLKQWLKNVRRKDWTPSSNSRLCSMHFEEDQFFLDKEGKRRLKDTAVPTIFVFQSHWFIQEEIKRGKSASMILETSDSLVSTSGPSLSAPNYLPQSLRMAEPVAHLYSVLDNKAFTATNNGANHNTVKQESTEKSKAIDRLLPDDIVKVVVYDDDDVYEVIPDDTTPCTTSRGTQTAMDDHKDLCLKQQQTSVCRGTQTAMHDHTYRRAKQQPISVSGADHSYVVSDSPKALKRKVEAMEDQLVAVHKKLKVKCQQTRRLESRLFSLKILTKDVKTKLKAAEKALAAAHKPGR comes from the exons ATGTCTTGtgcagcgtttggttgtaccaGAAGACACGTTAAAGGGTCCACCGTTAATTTTTTCCG ATTTCCTTTAGCGGATAATGAGCGGCTGAAGCAATGGTTGAAGAACGTGAGGAGAAAGGACTGGACCCCATCTAGCAATTCACGTCTGTGCAGTATGCACTTTGAGGAGGATCAGTTCTTCTTAGACAAGGAG GGCAAGAGGAGGCTGAAGGACACCGCTGTGCCTACCATTTTCGTCTTTCAATCCCATTGGTTTATACAGGAAGAAATTAAAAGGGGCAAGTCGGCAAGTATGATTTTGGAGACAAGTGACAGTTTGGTCTCTACTTCTGGCCCTTCACTTTCTGCACCCAACTATCTTCCTCAGTCTCTCAGGATGGCTGAACCTGTTGCACATTTGTATTCCGTGTTGGACAATAAGGCCTTTACCGCCACTAACAATGGAGCTAATCATAACACTGTGAAGCAGGAGTCTACTGAGAAGAGCAAGGCCATTGACAGGCTCCTTCCTGATGACATTGTTAAGGTTGTTGTCTATGATGATGACGACGTTTATGAGGTCATCCCTGATGACACGACTCCGTGTACAACAAGCAGAGGCACACAAACGGCTATGGACGATCATAAAGACCTCTGCCTAAAACAACAGCAAACCTCTGTGTGCAGAGGCACGCAAACGGCTATGCACGATCATACCTACCGGCGAGCAAAACAACAGCCAATCTCTGTGAGCGGTGCAGATCACAGCTACGTTGTTTCGGATTCTCCCAAAGCACTCAAGCGTAAAGTAGAGGCAATGGAGGATCAGCTCGTTGCAGTTCACAAAAAGCTTAAGGTGAAGTGTCAGCAGACGAGGAGACTGGAGTCAAGACTCTTTTCCTTGAAAATTCTGACAAAAGATGTAAAGACAAAGTTGAAGGCAGCTGAAAAAGCTCTTGCAGCAGCCCATAAGCCTGGGAGGTAA